In Etheostoma cragini isolate CJK2018 chromosome 9, CSU_Ecrag_1.0, whole genome shotgun sequence, the following are encoded in one genomic region:
- the LOC117950787 gene encoding uncharacterized protein LOC117950787: protein MTSHGPEVHLGKEDSKDTILRVVESKLKALQCHFTWDLETSKILLLRRRDYLEDIRPLLRLYINHGSIDEAIALAEEALGAHPDERYLKGCLAYCYKWKIFEESPNQSVIDRAISLHKEVIALYPHSSFAKKINLAKTYAKLKDYQDEAEQIYQELLGRDLEPADKQTLCSIYAKYLFFCRKDSEGSLRYHMEVVKMPLQSIYRKTSIKILEKNRNRSPMGREIEEFLANLQEP, encoded by the exons ATGACGTCACACGGTCCAGAAGTCCACCTGGGCAAGGAGGACAGTAAAGATACGATTTTAAG AGTAGTAGAGTCCAAACTCAAGGCCCTGCAGTGCCACTTCACCTGGGATCTGGAGACCAGCAAGATCCTGCTTTTACGTCGCAGGGACTACCTGGAGGACATTAGACCTTTACTAAGGCTTTACATAAATCATGGGTCTATTGACGAGGCCATTGCTTTGGCAGAGGAGGCTCTGGGAGCCCATCCAGATGAGCGTTACCTGAAGGGCTGTCTCGCATACTGCTACAAATGGAAGATCTTCGAGGAAAGCCCAAATCAGAGCGTGATAGACCGAGCCATCAGTCTCCATAAGGAGGTGATTGCTCTCTACCCTCATTCTTCatttgcaaagaaaataaacctCGCAAAGACATATGCAAAGTTAAAAGACTACCAGGATGAAGCTGAGCAGATATACCAGGAGCTGCTGGGAAGAGATCTGGAGCCTGCAGACAAACAGACGCTCTGCAGCATCTATGCAAAATATTTATTCTTCTGTCGCAAAGACAGTGAAGGGTCACTACGATATCACATGGAGGTGGTAAAGATGCCGCTTCAATCCATCTATCGGAAGACTAGCATCAAAATCCTGGagaagaacagaaacagaagccCAATGGGTAGAGAGATAGAGGAGTTTCTGGCAAACCTGCAGGAGCCATGA
- the LOC117949920 gene encoding interferon-induced protein with tetratricopeptide repeats 1-like, with protein sequence MCAAQSPTSLESKLEALQCHFTWDLDHSKSILLRRRDNLEDIGTEEGNSWLGHIYNLRGFVQYKLGFTEDAQSLFNKAAEAFRRIRGADQGPWLVVNYGDLAWLHHHLGDQAESQAYLSKVHALMNKYPSPSQDPQDQLHPEIYAEKAWTLMKFNAEQKKQAADYFQRAIRMQPDTVEWNTSYVLGLAGFVKHNDNKVKAELLEKMRLAKEQDPENMYLAALYLNQFTQKGENIEEEARELARKVLRNPVSSYIGIRPLLKVYSYYVSIDAAIALAEEALGSHPDERYLKRCAALCYKWKIVYVRDRRPKPGEIDRAISLHEEVIALYPHSFLIKKIAFANIYAQLNHGQAEAERIYQEMLELDLEPAEKQMLYNSYAEHLYLNCRNYHKSIQFHMKAAAIPQHSAHRRYSIRTLKRIRDRGRSHMWREIHELLENLQKP encoded by the exons ATGTG TGCTGCTCAGAGTCCAACATCACTGGAGTCCAAACTGGAAGCCCTGCAGTGCCACTTCACCTGGGATCTGGACCACAGCAAGTCCATCCTCTTACGTCGCAGGGACAACCTGGAGGACATCGGCACCGAGGAGGGGAACAGCTGGCTGGGTCACATCTACAACCTGCGGGGGTTCGTCCAGTACAAGCTGGGGTTCACCGAAGACGCCCAGAGTCTCTTCAACAAGGCTGCAGAGGCCTTCAGGAGGATAAGAGGGGCAGACCAGGGTCCCTGGTTGGTGGTGAACTACGGGGACCTGGCGTGGCTGCACCACCACCTGGGAGACCAAGCAGAGAGTCAGGCTTACCTGTCAAAGGTCCACGCCCTGATGAATAAATACCCATCTCCATCCCAGGACCCCCAGGACCAGCTCCATCCAGAGATCTACGCTGAGAAAGCCTGGACCCTGATGAAGTTCAACGCAGAACAAAAGAAACAGGCTGCAGATTACTTCCAGAGAGCCATCAGGATGCAGCCGGACACGGTGGAGTGGAACACCAGCTACGTCTTAGGGTTAGCGGGTTTTGTCAAGCACAACGACAACAAGGTGAAAGCTGAGCTTCTGGAGAAAATGAGACTCGCCAAGGAACAGGATCCAGAGAACATGTACCTCGCTGCCCTCTACCTTAATCAGTTCACTCAGAAAGGAGAAAACATTGAAGAAGAAGCACGTGAGTTAGCCAGAAAGGTGTTGAGAAACCCTGTGAGCAGCTACATTGGCATTAGACCTTTACTGAAGGTCTACAGTTACTATGTCTCTATTGATGCGGCCATTGCTTTGGCCGAGGAGGCTCTGGGATCCCATCCAGACGAGCGTTACCTGAAGAGATGCGCTGCACTCTGCTACAAATGGAAGATCGTTTACGTCAGGGACCGTCGCCCAAAACCAGGCGAGATAGACCGAGCCATCAGTCTCCATGAGGAGGTGATTGCTCTCTACCCGCATTCGTTCCTCATAAAGAAAATAGCTTTCGCGAATATATACGCACAGTTAAATCACGGCCAGGCCGAAGCTGAGCGGATATACCAGGAAATGCTAGAACTGGACCTGGAACCTGCAGAGAAACAGATGCTCTACAACAGCTACGCAGAACATCTATACCTCAATTGTAGGAATTACCATAAGTCGATCCAGTTTCACATGAAGGCTGCAGCAATACCGCAGCACTCCGCCCATCGACGGTACAGCATCAGGACCCTGAAGAGGATCAGGGACCGAGGCAGGAGCCACATGTGGAGAGAAATCCACGAGCTTCTGGAAAACCTGCAAAAGCCATAG
- the prpf38a gene encoding pre-mRNA-splicing factor 38A — translation MANRTVKDANSIHGTNPQYLVEKIIRTRIYESKYWKEECFGLTDIHFAAVNRDLKPLISSPGGADLQRDEARRPGETAIAARAPGAIAAAPETDATAPNPQVTTGATDTAATPSPLRGVQRRVTRRVEEETSDLPFPFIPFPPFFVPSILQMWFLLQVIWVLEVVPLTCL, via the exons ATGGCAAACAGAACCGTTAAAGATGCCAACAGCATACACGGGACCAACCCGCAGTACCTGGTGGAGAAGATCATCCGGACCCGAATCTACGAGTCAAAATACTGGAAGGAGGAGTGCTTCGGTCTCACCG ATATTCACTTTGCAGCAGT aaaTCGTGACCTTAAACCTCTCATTTCCTCCCCAGGAGGAGCAGATCTCCAAAGAGACGAAg CCCGTCGCCCCGGAGAGACCGCCATCGCAGCAAGAGCCCCCGGCGCCATCGCAGCCGCTCCAGAGACAGACGCCACCGCTCCAAATCCCCAG GTCACCACCGGAGCCACAGACACCGCAGCCACTCCAAGTCCCCTGAGAG GAGTTCAAAGAAGAGTCACAAGAAGAGTCGAAGAGGAAACGAGTGATCTCCCTTTTCCTTTTAtaccttttcctcctttttttgtACCTTCGATCCTGCAGATGTGGTTCCTTCTCCAGGTGATTTGGGTTTTAGAAGTGGTCCCCCTCACCTGTCTGTAA